One region of Desulfobacterales bacterium genomic DNA includes:
- the murC gene encoding UDP-N-acetylmuramate--L-alanine ligase: MYKKSKKIHFVGIGGIGMSGIAEVLLNLGYQVSGSDIRLSPITERLRRLGGLIRIGHAAKNFQDADVVVYSSAIKEDNPEIVAARAAHVPVIPRAEMLAELMRLKKFGIAVAGSHGKTTTTSMAGWVMAHAGLDPTVIIGGQVNILGGSNAKLGQGEFLVAEADESDGSFLKLSPVLEVVTNIDLEHLDHYRDLDQIKSIFLEFIDKIPFYGAAILCLDDPHVASILPRIGKRIITYGMTGQADIHGRDLSTAGLSTSFEVCRREERLGRITLAMAGTHNVYNALAAVTLGLELDIPFATIAEALTAFSGVQRRQQIKGESRGILVVDDYGHHPTEIRATLTALGEAWPERRLLVLFQPHRYSRTQALAEEFATAFHRADILLLTEIYAAGEQPIPGVSGAALLADIRKHGQRRAYLAETTESLIEQTLALARPGDVILTLGAGNIWRVGEQLLKTLTKKN; this comes from the coding sequence ATGTACAAAAAAAGCAAAAAAATTCATTTCGTCGGTATCGGCGGCATCGGCATGAGCGGCATCGCCGAGGTGCTCCTCAACCTCGGCTACCAGGTAAGCGGCTCTGACATCAGGCTGAGCCCGATCACCGAGCGGCTCCGCCGGCTTGGCGGCCTGATCAGGATCGGCCATGCGGCGAAAAATTTCCAGGACGCCGACGTGGTGGTCTATTCCTCGGCAATCAAGGAGGACAACCCGGAAATCGTCGCGGCCCGCGCCGCCCATGTGCCGGTGATCCCCCGGGCCGAGATGCTGGCCGAGCTGATGCGGCTGAAGAAGTTCGGGATCGCGGTGGCCGGCAGCCACGGCAAGACCACCACCACCTCGATGGCGGGCTGGGTCATGGCCCATGCCGGCCTGGACCCCACGGTGATCATCGGCGGCCAGGTCAACATCCTGGGCGGCAGCAACGCCAAGCTCGGCCAGGGCGAATTTCTGGTGGCCGAGGCCGATGAGTCGGACGGCTCTTTTTTGAAACTCTCGCCGGTACTGGAGGTGGTCACCAATATCGATCTGGAACACCTGGACCATTACCGGGACCTGGATCAGATCAAGTCCATCTTTCTGGAGTTCATCGACAAGATCCCCTTTTACGGCGCGGCAATCCTCTGCCTTGACGATCCCCATGTCGCCTCGATCCTGCCCCGGATCGGCAAACGGATCATCACCTACGGCATGACCGGCCAGGCGGATATCCATGGCCGCGATCTCAGCACCGCAGGACTTAGTACCAGCTTCGAGGTCTGTCGCCGGGAAGAGCGCCTGGGGCGTATCACCCTGGCCATGGCCGGGACCCATAACGTGTATAACGCCCTGGCCGCCGTGACCCTGGGGCTGGAGCTGGATATTCCCTTTGCCACCATTGCCGAGGCCCTGACCGCCTTCTCCGGGGTGCAACGGCGGCAACAGATCAAGGGCGAGAGCAGGGGAATCCTGGTGGTCGATGATTACGGCCACCATCCCACCGAGATCCGGGCGACCCTGACCGCCCTGGGCGAGGCCTGGCCGGAGCGACGGCTGCTGGTGCTGTTCCAGCCCCATCGCTACAGCCGGACCCAGGCCCTGGCCGAGGAGTTTGCCACTGCCTTTCACCGGGCGGATATCCTCCTGCTCACCGAGATCTACGCTGCTGGCGAACAACCCATCCCCGGGGTCAGCGGGGCCGCCCTGCTGGCGGACATCAGGAAACATGGTCAGCGCCGGGCCTATCTTGCCGAAACAACGGAATCGCTGATCGAGCAGACCCTGGCCCTGGCCCGGCCGGGTGATGTGATCCTTACCCTGGGGGCCGGCAACATCTGGCGGGTCGGCGAACAATTGCTTAAAACGCTTACCAAAAAGAACTGA
- the murB gene encoding UDP-N-acetylmuramate dehydrogenase codes for MTELQAHAGELTRIWDGAIHWHCPMARFSTFRVGGPAEAVLIAESRAGLIRTIPWLNQKNIPWQVIGRGSNILVPDQGLAGAVIILGGELAMVTAKPAGRPAIRAGAGASLASLVRQAADSGLCGLEFLVGIPGSVGGALVMNAGAWGDEIGPLVQSLTFLDRSGTARIITRPELNFSYRRWDDRQGKLVLDCDLDLRPGNCEEIMARGREYLGRRKATQPCHQASAGSFFKNPEGDAAGRLIEAAGLKGYAIGGAMVSREHANFIVNTGTATAGEIIALMQEVRSRVLDRFGITLEPEVRILDNQA; via the coding sequence GTGACGGAGTTGCAGGCACATGCCGGGGAATTGACCCGAATCTGGGACGGCGCCATCCATTGGCACTGCCCCATGGCCCGCTTTTCCACCTTCCGGGTGGGCGGCCCGGCCGAGGCGGTGCTGATCGCCGAATCCAGGGCAGGGCTGATCCGGACGATCCCCTGGCTGAATCAAAAAAATATCCCCTGGCAGGTGATCGGCCGGGGCAGCAATATCCTGGTGCCGGACCAGGGGCTGGCCGGGGCGGTGATCATCCTCGGCGGCGAGCTGGCCATGGTGACCGCAAAACCCGCCGGCCGGCCGGCGATCCGGGCCGGGGCCGGGGCATCCCTGGCCAGTCTGGTCCGGCAGGCCGCTGATTCCGGGCTCTGCGGCCTGGAATTCCTGGTGGGCATCCCGGGCAGTGTCGGCGGGGCACTGGTCATGAATGCCGGGGCCTGGGGGGATGAAATCGGGCCCCTGGTCCAATCGCTGACCTTCCTTGACCGGAGCGGAACAGCACGGATAATAACGCGGCCGGAACTTAATTTTTCCTACCGCCGCTGGGATGACCGCCAGGGCAAGCTGGTACTTGATTGCGATCTGGATCTCCGGCCCGGCAACTGCGAGGAGATCATGGCCCGCGGCCGGGAATACCTGGGGCGCCGAAAGGCGACACAGCCCTGCCATCAGGCCAGCGCCGGCTCTTTTTTCAAGAACCCCGAGGGCGATGCCGCCGGCAGGTTGATTGAGGCGGCCGGGCTCAAGGGATATGCAATCGGCGGGGCCATGGTCTCAAGGGAACACGCCAACTTCATCGTCAATACCGGGACAGCCACGGCCGGGGAGATCATCGCCCTGATGCAGGAGGTCCGGTCCCGGGTTCTGGACCGGTTCGGGATAACCCTGGAGCCGGAGGTACGGATCCTGGACAACCAGGCATAA